The following proteins are co-located in the Alcaligenes faecalis genome:
- the prmA gene encoding 50S ribosomal protein L11 methyltransferase, whose amino-acid sequence MRELLLSCQEHEAERLSDALLEAGALSVSVEDADGDTDQEKPLFGEPGIEPDVLAWDRNRVVALLPEELEPEELLQPLFDAGVLEPEKAQWSVREVPDEDWVRLTQSQFGPIPVGERILIVPSWHKDDEDLPVAQEGDDGLVRIELDPGLAFGTGSHPTTHLCLDWLAHHVQAGQTVLDYGCGSGILAIAARKLGAGHTVGVDIDEQAVIATRYNAQVNQVEVEGLLPDAMPAGQTDLVLANILANPLRMLAPMLANRVKPGGHLILSGIYDWQAEEMIEVYSSYLPLSVWQERDGWVCLAGQRPL is encoded by the coding sequence ATGCGTGAACTCTTACTGAGCTGCCAGGAACACGAGGCCGAACGCTTGTCCGATGCCTTGCTGGAAGCCGGCGCCTTGTCGGTGTCGGTAGAAGATGCGGATGGTGATACCGATCAGGAAAAACCCCTGTTTGGTGAACCTGGTATCGAGCCGGATGTGCTGGCCTGGGATCGCAACCGGGTGGTTGCTTTGCTGCCCGAGGAACTGGAGCCTGAAGAGTTACTGCAGCCGCTTTTTGATGCCGGTGTACTGGAGCCTGAAAAGGCACAGTGGAGTGTGCGTGAAGTGCCCGACGAGGATTGGGTTCGTTTGACACAGTCGCAGTTCGGTCCTATCCCGGTGGGCGAGCGCATCCTGATTGTGCCTAGCTGGCACAAGGACGATGAGGACCTGCCGGTCGCTCAAGAAGGCGATGATGGTCTGGTGCGCATTGAACTGGATCCCGGCCTGGCGTTTGGTACCGGCAGCCACCCCACAACACATTTGTGTCTGGATTGGTTGGCTCACCATGTGCAAGCGGGTCAGACTGTGCTGGACTATGGTTGCGGTTCCGGCATTTTGGCGATTGCTGCCCGCAAACTGGGTGCTGGCCATACCGTGGGTGTGGACATTGACGAGCAGGCCGTGATTGCCACGCGCTACAATGCGCAAGTCAATCAGGTTGAGGTTGAAGGCTTGCTGCCCGATGCCATGCCCGCTGGGCAAACCGATCTGGTGCTTGCCAATATTCTGGCCAATCCCCTGCGTATGCTGGCCCCCATGCTGGCCAATCGGGTCAAACCGGGCGGGCATCTGATTCTGTCCGGTATTTACGATTGGCAGGCCGAGGAAATGATCGAGGTCTATTCCTCTTATCTGCCCTTGTCTGTCTGGCAGGAGCGCGATGGCTGGGTGTGTTTGGCCGGTCAACGCCCCTTGTAA
- the accC gene encoding acetyl-CoA carboxylase biotin carboxylase subunit: MFEKILIANRGEIALRIQRACREMGIKTVVVYSEADRDAKYVRLADEAVCIGPAQARDSYLSMPAIISAAEVTDAEAIHPGYGFMAENADFAERVEKSGFVFIGPRPESIRTMGDKVMAKKAMIEAGVPVVPGSDGALPDDPAEIVRIAREVGYPVIIKASGGGGGRGMRVVYTEAALLTAVATTKTEAASAFNNPEVYMEKYLENPRHIEIQVLADGDRNAIWLGERDCSMQRRHQKVIEEAPAPGIARRLIERIGERCADACRRMHYRGAGTFEFLYENGEFFFIEMNTRIQVEHTITEMITGIDLVQEQIKVAAGEKFVLRQRDIEFEGHSIECRINAEDPFNFVPSPGLVSKWHTPGGPGVRIDSHVFTGYTVPPYYDSMIAKLITYGKTREQAIARMDIALSEMVVEGIKTNVELHRELMQDASFKAGGTSIHYLEQKLAQRSK, encoded by the coding sequence ATGTTTGAAAAAATCCTAATCGCCAATCGGGGCGAAATTGCCTTGCGTATCCAGCGCGCTTGCCGCGAGATGGGTATCAAGACAGTCGTCGTTTATTCTGAAGCTGATCGTGATGCCAAGTACGTGCGTCTGGCCGACGAGGCCGTGTGTATTGGCCCCGCCCAAGCCCGTGACAGCTACCTGAGCATGCCTGCCATTATCTCGGCAGCAGAAGTCACCGATGCGGAAGCCATTCATCCTGGTTACGGTTTTATGGCTGAAAACGCGGACTTTGCTGAGCGTGTCGAAAAGAGCGGCTTTGTCTTTATCGGCCCACGTCCCGAAAGTATCCGCACGATGGGCGATAAGGTCATGGCCAAAAAGGCCATGATCGAGGCCGGTGTGCCTGTAGTTCCCGGCTCGGACGGTGCCTTGCCCGACGATCCTGCAGAAATTGTCCGTATTGCCCGCGAAGTGGGTTACCCAGTCATCATCAAGGCCTCTGGCGGCGGTGGTGGTCGCGGCATGCGCGTGGTCTACACCGAAGCAGCCTTGCTGACTGCGGTTGCCACTACCAAAACCGAAGCCGCTTCTGCGTTCAACAATCCCGAGGTCTACATGGAAAAGTACCTCGAGAATCCACGCCATATCGAAATTCAGGTATTGGCTGATGGTGACCGCAACGCGATCTGGCTGGGTGAGCGCGATTGTTCCATGCAGCGCCGTCACCAGAAAGTCATCGAAGAGGCACCCGCTCCTGGTATTGCCCGTCGCCTGATCGAACGTATCGGTGAGCGTTGCGCTGATGCCTGCCGTCGCATGCATTACCGTGGTGCAGGTACGTTCGAGTTTTTGTATGAAAACGGCGAGTTCTTCTTCATCGAGATGAATACCCGTATTCAGGTTGAGCACACCATTACCGAAATGATCACCGGCATTGATCTGGTCCAAGAGCAGATCAAAGTGGCTGCAGGCGAGAAGTTTGTGCTGCGCCAGCGTGATATCGAGTTTGAAGGTCACTCGATCGAATGCCGTATCAACGCAGAAGATCCGTTCAACTTCGTACCAAGCCCAGGCCTGGTCAGCAAGTGGCATACTCCTGGTGGCCCTGGCGTGCGTATCGACTCGCATGTCTTTACCGGCTACACCGTGCCGCCGTACTACGACTCCATGATTGCCAAGCTGATTACTTACGGTAAGACGCGTGAGCAAGCCATTGCCCGTATGGACATTGCCTTGTCTGAAATGGTGGTGGAAGGAATCAAGACGAACGTGGAATTGCACCGGGAATTGATGCAGGACGCCAGCTTCAAGGCAGGCGGCACCAGCATTCACTACCTGGAACAAAAGCTGGCCCAACGCAGCAAATAA
- the accB gene encoding acetyl-CoA carboxylase biotin carboxyl carrier protein has protein sequence MDLRKLKTLIDLVAESGIAELEITEGDDKVRIVKFSQSSAAPVVYAPEAPVAQVVAPAAGAPAAAPAAPAAPEGHAVKAPMVGTFYRAPSPGASPFVEVGQTVKEGEPLCIIEAMKLLNEIEADKSGVIKEILVENGGPVEYGQTLFVIG, from the coding sequence ATGGATCTTAGAAAACTCAAAACCCTGATCGATCTGGTCGCCGAGTCTGGCATTGCCGAACTGGAAATCACTGAAGGTGATGACAAGGTTCGCATTGTGAAATTTTCGCAAAGCTCGGCCGCTCCTGTGGTCTATGCTCCCGAGGCTCCTGTCGCCCAGGTGGTAGCCCCCGCTGCTGGCGCTCCTGCCGCGGCACCCGCAGCACCGGCCGCTCCTGAGGGCCACGCCGTCAAGGCTCCTATGGTTGGCACCTTCTACCGTGCTCCTAGCCCAGGTGCTTCTCCTTTTGTGGAAGTGGGCCAAACGGTCAAGGAAGGCGAGCCTTTGTGCATTATTGAAGCCATGAAGTTGCTCAACGAGATCGAAGCCGACAAATCCGGCGTGATCAAAGAAATTCTGGTTGAAAATGGCGGGCCGGTGGAATACGGCCAGACTCTGTTCGTCATCGGTTGA
- the aroQ gene encoding type II 3-dehydroquinate dehydratase yields the protein MAKHVLVLNGPNLNLLGTREPDVYGHQTLDDINNGLQVLADQYGAQCHFFQSNHEGGLVDRIHQARTEGVDFILINAGAYTHTSVAIRDALAGVGIAFIEVHLSNVHRREPFRHHSYLSDIASGVIVGLGAYGYEAALRFALNS from the coding sequence ATGGCGAAACATGTCCTGGTCCTGAATGGGCCTAACCTTAACCTGCTGGGTACCCGGGAACCCGATGTCTATGGACATCAGACTCTCGACGATATCAATAATGGTTTACAGGTGCTGGCCGACCAGTATGGCGCGCAGTGTCATTTTTTTCAAAGCAATCACGAAGGCGGGCTCGTCGATCGAATTCATCAAGCCCGTACCGAGGGCGTCGATTTCATCCTGATCAATGCTGGGGCTTATACCCATACCAGTGTAGCGATACGGGATGCACTTGCCGGTGTCGGTATTGCGTTTATTGAAGTTCATCTGTCCAATGTTCACCGTCGTGAGCCGTTCCGTCACCACTCTTATCTCTCTGACATCGCTAGCGGTGTCATTGTTGGTTTGGGGGCGTATGGTTATGAAGCCGCCCTGCGGTTCGCTTTGAATAGTTAG
- a CDS encoding TlpA family protein disulfide reductase, whose translation MALHPAPWASLLPSDPFLAQSFKDLQGEDQALSTYIGKPLVVNFWATWCAPCVKEMPDLQELHQRYPDVNFVGIAVDSLDNVTEFLERVPVSYDILLAGSGGLKQMRSVGNKKGGLPFTVVFGSNGRVSERILGQIDPEKLDEVIKAQR comes from the coding sequence TTGGCCTTGCATCCCGCTCCTTGGGCTAGTTTGCTGCCTTCAGACCCCTTCCTGGCGCAAAGTTTCAAGGATCTTCAGGGCGAAGATCAGGCACTCTCTACTTATATAGGCAAGCCCCTGGTGGTCAACTTCTGGGCTACCTGGTGTGCGCCATGCGTCAAGGAAATGCCGGATCTCCAGGAACTGCACCAACGCTATCCCGACGTGAACTTTGTGGGCATCGCAGTGGACTCGCTGGATAACGTGACCGAGTTTCTGGAGCGCGTGCCCGTCAGTTACGACATTTTGCTGGCTGGTTCGGGTGGCTTGAAACAAATGCGCAGCGTGGGTAATAAAAAGGGCGGATTGCCCTTTACCGTAGTCTTTGGCAGCAACGGCCGGGTCAGCGAACGTATTTTGGGCCAGATAGATCCCGAAAAGTTGGACGAAGTTATTAAAGCTCAACGCTAA
- the mpl gene encoding UDP-N-acetylmuramate:L-alanyl-gamma-D-glutamyl-meso-diaminopimelate ligase codes for MHIHILGICGTFMGGLALIARSAGHTVTGCDAGVYPPMSTQLEEQGIELIEGFGAEQTTLSPDLYIVGNVVTRGNPLMEAILDQGLPYTSGPQWLGENILHKQHVLAVAGTHGKTSTSSMLGWILEQAGLCPNFLIGGVAPGLGVSARFHPEHPLFVIEADEYDTAFFDKRSKFVHYRPRTAILNNLEYDHADIFPDLHAIQTQFHHLVRTIPSTGLILRPTHTPSLDETLARGCWTPVEQFGPEGDWDSQAISATSFEVIFQGQSQGMVQWTLTGEHNRLNALAAIAAAYHVGVKPAQACAALSQFAGIKRRMEVRGVVNDITVYDDFAHHPTAIATTLSGLRSQTGKTSRILAVLEPRSNTMKLGAMASRLPGSLEDADLVFCYGEAQGKHALGWDAAQVLAPLGNRATAWNDLDKMVQAIVQASQPGDAIVVMSNGSFGGIHQRLLDQLSR; via the coding sequence ATGCACATACATATACTAGGGATTTGCGGCACATTCATGGGCGGCCTGGCCCTGATTGCCCGCTCGGCTGGCCACACAGTGACAGGTTGCGATGCCGGGGTCTATCCGCCCATGAGCACACAGTTGGAAGAACAAGGCATTGAGCTTATTGAAGGCTTTGGCGCAGAGCAAACCACGCTGTCCCCCGATCTCTATATAGTGGGCAATGTGGTCACGCGCGGCAATCCCCTGATGGAAGCGATTCTGGACCAGGGTCTGCCTTACACCTCCGGCCCTCAATGGCTGGGCGAGAACATCCTGCACAAGCAGCACGTTCTGGCCGTGGCTGGCACGCACGGAAAGACCTCCACCAGCTCCATGCTGGGCTGGATTCTGGAACAGGCCGGGCTCTGCCCCAACTTTCTGATCGGTGGCGTGGCTCCAGGCCTGGGCGTATCGGCCCGCTTCCACCCTGAGCACCCCCTGTTTGTGATCGAGGCCGACGAATACGACACCGCCTTTTTCGACAAACGCTCCAAATTTGTTCACTACCGGCCTCGCACAGCCATCCTGAACAATCTGGAATACGATCACGCCGATATCTTCCCTGATCTGCACGCCATCCAGACCCAATTTCACCATCTGGTACGTACCATCCCCTCCACCGGGCTGATTCTGCGCCCTACCCACACCCCCAGTCTGGACGAAACCCTGGCCCGAGGTTGCTGGACACCGGTCGAGCAGTTTGGCCCCGAAGGGGATTGGGACAGCCAGGCAATCAGCGCCACCTCTTTTGAAGTGATATTCCAAGGCCAGTCCCAAGGCATGGTCCAATGGACCCTGACCGGCGAACACAATCGCCTGAACGCCCTGGCCGCCATTGCCGCTGCCTACCATGTAGGCGTCAAGCCCGCACAGGCTTGCGCTGCGCTGAGCCAGTTCGCCGGTATCAAGCGCCGCATGGAAGTGCGTGGCGTGGTCAATGACATTACCGTCTACGACGATTTTGCACATCACCCCACCGCCATTGCCACCACCCTGTCGGGCTTGCGCAGCCAAACCGGCAAAACCTCTCGGATTCTGGCCGTACTGGAGCCGCGTTCCAACACCATGAAGCTGGGCGCCATGGCGTCCCGGCTGCCCGGTTCGCTGGAAGATGCCGACCTGGTGTTTTGCTACGGCGAAGCCCAGGGCAAGCACGCACTGGGCTGGGATGCGGCTCAGGTACTGGCTCCTTTGGGTAATCGCGCCACAGCGTGGAATGATTTGGATAAAATGGTTCAGGCCATTGTTCAGGCCAGCCAGCCCGGCGATGCCATTGTCGTCATGAGTAACGGCAGCTTTGGTGGCATTCATCAGCGTCTGCTGGATCAATTGTCACGCTGA
- a CDS encoding YqiA/YcfP family alpha/beta fold hydrolase, producing MILYLHGFRSSPSSYKAQRLKQTLQDRGLLHLWRCPQLPASPAQAIAMCKRIVDTEIQAGMTADQLCVIGSSLGGYYASHLAQHYHSRAVLLNPAVYAGRDLATQVGEHICYHSPDPFHFLPEYVDELNDIHVPRPVDPQRFYLLAAKGDEVLNWREMADWYKGSQGHILEGGDHGLTDFDPWIDDILRFALPHP from the coding sequence ATGATCCTCTATCTACACGGCTTTCGTTCCTCGCCCTCGTCCTATAAAGCGCAGCGCCTGAAACAAACCCTGCAAGACAGAGGCTTGCTGCACCTGTGGCGCTGTCCACAATTGCCCGCCAGCCCGGCCCAGGCCATTGCCATGTGCAAGCGCATTGTGGATACAGAAATACAGGCGGGCATGACGGCCGATCAGTTATGTGTGATTGGCTCCTCGCTGGGCGGTTACTATGCCAGCCACTTGGCGCAGCACTACCACAGCCGCGCGGTGCTGCTTAACCCGGCAGTCTATGCAGGACGGGATCTGGCTACACAGGTGGGCGAACATATCTGTTATCACTCGCCCGACCCTTTTCATTTCCTGCCCGAGTATGTGGATGAACTGAACGACATTCACGTACCGCGCCCTGTCGATCCTCAACGCTTTTACCTACTGGCCGCTAAAGGTGATGAAGTCCTGAACTGGCGCGAAATGGCAGACTGGTACAAAGGTAGCCAAGGGCACATTCTAGAAGGCGGAGACCACGGCCTGACCGACTTTGATCCCTGGATCGACGACATTTTGCGCTTTGCCCTGCCACACCCTTAA
- a CDS encoding RNB domain-containing ribonuclease: MYVLFEDSGNFKAEKIFSDSDTTMQVESASGKRSKIKKNSVLFTFEQPAPAELLEKAQALAESLDINFLWECAPQDEFEASTLAQEYFGHAPSAVEKTGTIFALHSAPAYFHRRGKGLYRPAPPEILQAALAAIEKKRLQQEQIQVWAEQMIKGELPPEVAEKAGTFLTQPDKNTLEWKAFDQAQKELGVSTEKLLLSLGAWSNPLTLHQHRFLAAHFPKGTGFPSIALQNWGQDLPEANVTAYSVDDANTIEIDDALSVQHPEPGRLRVGVHIAVPSLAMTRGNEIDQIARNRMATVYTPGHKIPMLPPELIARFSLDQGQTRPTLSLYVDADISTGEILSHHTRLERITVAGNLRQHELDPLISEAALADENAELPYAQWLRPLWNFSRQLSAQREAVRGKPENNNRVEYSFELDGPHDDPNSIIRLVPRVRNAPLSLLIAEYMILANQLWGGLLAEHNVPGIYRSQQFMRTRMSTTPGPHESIGVPQYIWSTSPLRRYVDLINQGQILAAAEHGISARLAAPFQPKDADLYAIIGAFESQYTQWSDYQSSLERFWCLRWLQQNDIKQVQANFIKEDLVRLSNAPLVLHVPGLPALDRGQEVTLDLLSFDELALTVEARLRSVATAD; the protein is encoded by the coding sequence ATGTACGTCCTTTTTGAAGACAGCGGTAATTTCAAAGCAGAAAAAATATTTTCTGACAGCGATACCACCATGCAGGTGGAATCCGCGTCTGGCAAACGCAGCAAAATAAAGAAGAACAGCGTTCTATTTACCTTCGAGCAGCCTGCACCGGCAGAGCTGCTGGAAAAAGCACAAGCCCTGGCCGAATCCCTGGATATCAACTTTTTGTGGGAATGCGCCCCTCAGGACGAATTTGAGGCCTCCACACTGGCACAGGAATACTTCGGTCACGCGCCCAGCGCCGTCGAAAAAACCGGCACCATCTTTGCCCTGCATAGTGCGCCCGCTTACTTCCACCGTCGCGGCAAAGGACTGTACCGCCCCGCCCCGCCGGAAATTTTACAAGCTGCCCTGGCTGCCATTGAGAAAAAACGTCTACAGCAAGAGCAAATCCAGGTCTGGGCCGAACAGATGATCAAGGGCGAACTGCCCCCCGAAGTCGCCGAAAAGGCCGGCACCTTCCTGACCCAGCCAGACAAGAACACACTGGAATGGAAAGCTTTTGATCAGGCTCAGAAAGAGTTAGGCGTCAGTACTGAAAAGCTGCTGCTATCGCTGGGGGCCTGGTCCAATCCGCTGACCTTGCATCAACATCGCTTTCTGGCCGCACATTTCCCCAAAGGCACGGGCTTTCCCAGTATTGCCCTGCAAAACTGGGGGCAGGATCTGCCCGAGGCCAATGTCACCGCTTATTCGGTGGACGACGCCAATACGATTGAAATTGACGATGCCCTGTCCGTCCAACACCCAGAGCCGGGGCGCCTGCGTGTCGGGGTTCACATCGCCGTGCCTTCGCTGGCCATGACACGCGGCAACGAGATCGACCAGATTGCTCGCAATCGCATGGCCACGGTGTACACGCCCGGCCACAAGATTCCCATGCTGCCGCCCGAACTGATCGCGCGTTTCTCGCTGGATCAAGGCCAGACTCGCCCTACCCTGTCACTGTATGTAGACGCGGATATCAGCACCGGCGAAATCCTGTCACATCACACCCGTCTAGAGCGCATTACCGTGGCGGGCAACTTGCGTCAGCACGAGCTGGACCCACTGATCAGCGAAGCAGCCCTGGCCGACGAAAATGCCGAGCTGCCCTATGCACAATGGCTGCGCCCGCTGTGGAACTTCTCGCGCCAATTATCGGCTCAGCGTGAAGCGGTAAGAGGCAAGCCAGAAAACAATAACCGTGTGGAATACAGTTTTGAACTGGATGGCCCGCACGACGACCCCAACTCCATCATTCGTCTGGTGCCTCGCGTGCGCAATGCCCCGCTAAGCCTGTTGATTGCTGAATACATGATTCTGGCCAATCAACTGTGGGGCGGCTTGCTGGCCGAGCACAATGTACCTGGCATCTATCGCTCCCAGCAATTCATGCGTACACGCATGTCCACCACGCCTGGCCCACACGAATCCATTGGTGTACCGCAATACATCTGGTCTACCTCGCCCCTACGTCGCTATGTGGACCTGATCAACCAGGGCCAGATTCTGGCGGCTGCCGAGCACGGAATCTCTGCGCGTCTGGCGGCCCCCTTCCAGCCTAAAGATGCAGACCTGTACGCCATTATTGGCGCCTTTGAATCACAATACACTCAGTGGTCGGACTACCAGTCTTCTCTGGAACGCTTCTGGTGCCTGCGCTGGCTGCAACAAAACGACATCAAGCAGGTCCAGGCCAACTTCATCAAAGAAGATCTGGTGCGCCTGAGCAATGCGCCGCTGGTGCTTCATGTACCCGGCCTACCTGCTCTGGATCGTGGGCAGGAAGTGACGCTGGATCTGTTGTCTTTCGACGAACTGGCTTTGACGGTAGAAGCCCGCTTGCGCTCGGTCGCCACGGCTGACTGA
- a CDS encoding TonB family protein yields the protein MVKPDRRHAPKDYLWLAVALSALFHLLLIFWPSRPPSSAPAHNLDVALVNFSTDSAPLSPQLLAQLNLDGGGEHQQGQASNPLPLTDPNLPNQLVLEALRARQQSLEAEQQRLLGELDSLDKAPPSTPNPEYIGASIEPGPDDHDLDPHIHNSQLAILREQIREQQRQPRYHYVGPSAKASEQAQYLDQWRQKIEQTGTRHYPKQDGKQLYGQLQMTVYIRRDGSLLRAQITQPSDQAALNLAARRIVELAAPFAPLPEHVAPGADVLVITRSWSFTHDTLSMHGGDTQ from the coding sequence ATGGTCAAGCCCGACCGCCGCCACGCACCCAAAGACTATCTGTGGCTGGCGGTCGCCCTTTCGGCACTGTTTCACCTGTTGCTGATCTTCTGGCCCAGCCGCCCCCCCTCATCAGCACCGGCCCATAATCTGGATGTGGCACTGGTCAATTTCAGTACCGACTCGGCGCCCTTAAGTCCCCAACTGCTGGCACAACTGAATCTGGACGGTGGCGGAGAGCATCAGCAAGGACAGGCCAGCAACCCATTGCCGCTGACCGACCCCAACTTGCCTAACCAATTAGTACTGGAGGCATTGCGTGCCCGCCAACAAAGCCTGGAAGCTGAGCAGCAGCGCCTGCTGGGTGAACTGGACAGTCTAGACAAAGCGCCTCCCTCCACACCCAACCCTGAATATATTGGTGCCTCCATTGAACCCGGCCCGGATGACCATGATCTGGATCCGCACATTCACAATAGCCAGCTGGCTATTTTGCGCGAGCAAATCCGTGAGCAACAACGCCAACCGCGCTATCACTATGTCGGCCCTAGCGCCAAAGCCAGCGAGCAGGCCCAGTATCTGGACCAATGGCGTCAAAAAATTGAGCAAACTGGCACGCGTCACTATCCGAAGCAGGACGGCAAACAGCTATACGGCCAGTTGCAAATGACGGTTTACATCCGACGCGATGGCAGCTTGCTACGCGCCCAGATTACTCAGCCTTCGGATCAGGCCGCCCTGAATCTGGCTGCACGACGGATTGTTGAGTTGGCCGCCCCGTTCGCCCCCCTACCCGAACACGTGGCCCCTGGCGCCGATGTACTCGTCATTACTCGCAGTTGGAGCTTTACGCATGACACACTCAGCATGCACGGCGGAGATACGCAGTAA
- the aroE gene encoding shikimate dehydrogenase — translation MPDTTPAKRYGVIGHPIEHSRSPQIHTQFASQFNLALSYERILAPLDGFAVTVEAFFKNGSGLNVTLPFKEQAYDLVGPRLSRRARMAGAVNTLWLEDGQLHGCNTDGVGLCADLLRVGHKPEGKRILLIGAGGASRGVVFPLLEAGCEMLHIINRTSAKAYDIREQVVALDPDASRRLSAGGLDDHCGDWDIVINATSASLNQNLPELPNARYRSNSLAYDMFYANEPTAFMRAAEQAGATQSVDGLGMLVGQAAASFQIWHGVAANVEPVLATLRQEIGQV, via the coding sequence ATGCCCGACACGACTCCCGCCAAGCGCTACGGCGTTATTGGCCACCCTATCGAGCACAGCCGCTCCCCGCAAATCCATACGCAGTTTGCCAGTCAATTCAACCTGGCCCTGAGCTACGAGCGTATCTTGGCACCGCTGGATGGCTTTGCCGTCACCGTGGAAGCGTTTTTCAAGAACGGCAGTGGCCTGAACGTCACCTTGCCCTTCAAAGAGCAAGCTTATGATCTGGTCGGCCCGCGCCTGAGCCGTCGCGCTCGCATGGCCGGGGCCGTCAATACCTTGTGGCTGGAGGATGGCCAACTGCATGGATGCAATACTGATGGCGTGGGCCTGTGCGCGGATCTGCTACGTGTTGGCCACAAGCCGGAAGGCAAGCGTATCTTGCTGATCGGTGCAGGTGGCGCCTCGCGCGGGGTGGTGTTCCCTTTGCTGGAGGCCGGTTGCGAGATGCTGCACATCATCAATCGCACCAGTGCCAAAGCCTACGACATTCGTGAGCAGGTCGTTGCGCTGGACCCGGATGCCTCGCGCCGCCTGAGCGCGGGCGGCCTGGACGATCATTGTGGCGACTGGGACATTGTGATCAATGCCACCTCGGCCAGCCTGAATCAAAACCTGCCCGAACTGCCCAACGCCCGTTATCGCAGCAACTCCCTGGCTTACGATATGTTCTATGCCAACGAACCCACCGCTTTCATGCGCGCCGCCGAACAGGCCGGTGCGACACAGAGCGTCGATGGCCTGGGTATGCTGGTCGGCCAAGCGGCGGCCAGTTTTCAAATCTGGCACGGTGTAGCGGCCAATGTCGAACCTGTACTGGCCACGCTACGCCAGGAAATCGGACAAGTCTGA
- the mtgA gene encoding monofunctional biosynthetic peptidoglycan transglycosylase: MSNLYWPRYARKSDKSDVRRLLIHPWKLAGLAALAVAAGVLIYQIALFVMVLWYSVMPPRMTTFMAAEQGQLRSADADAELRYQWVPYDKISVNLKRAVIASEDSNFLNHTGVEWDAIRQAWEYNRRQSEKGSSRRRGGSTISQQLAKNLFLSESRSYLRKGQELILTYMIEAVMSKERILELYLNVAQWGEGVFGAQAAARHYFKVDATKLSAMQSARLASMLPNPAYYDKNRNSPYLQSRTRTISQRMRQVAIP, translated from the coding sequence ATGTCGAACCTGTACTGGCCACGCTACGCCAGGAAATCGGACAAGTCTGACGTGCGTCGCCTACTGATCCATCCCTGGAAACTGGCTGGCCTAGCTGCTTTGGCTGTGGCTGCCGGTGTCCTGATCTATCAGATTGCCCTATTTGTCATGGTGCTCTGGTACAGCGTGATGCCGCCACGCATGACAACCTTCATGGCGGCAGAACAGGGCCAGTTGCGTAGCGCCGATGCAGACGCCGAACTGCGTTATCAGTGGGTGCCTTACGACAAGATCAGCGTCAACTTGAAACGTGCGGTGATTGCCTCCGAAGATTCAAACTTCCTGAACCACACTGGTGTCGAATGGGATGCCATTCGTCAAGCCTGGGAATACAACCGCCGCCAGTCAGAAAAAGGCTCTAGCCGCCGTCGCGGAGGTTCTACCATTTCCCAGCAATTGGCCAAGAATCTGTTTCTGTCAGAGTCCCGCAGCTATTTGCGTAAAGGTCAGGAACTGATTTTGACCTATATGATTGAAGCCGTCATGAGCAAGGAACGCATTCTGGAGCTGTACCTGAACGTAGCCCAATGGGGGGAAGGCGTTTTTGGCGCCCAGGCGGCGGCACGCCACTACTTCAAGGTTGATGCAACCAAGCTCAGCGCCATGCAATCCGCCCGTCTGGCAAGCATGCTGCCCAATCCAGCCTACTATGACAAAAACCGCAACAGCCCCTACTTGCAATCGCGCACACGCACCATCAGTCAACGTATGCGACAAGTCGCTATTCCCTGA